In a genomic window of Salegentibacter salegens:
- a CDS encoding nuclear transport factor 2-like protein, which yields MGLKSKEIVESFYTSLFNDEKGTLDNYLHPNVNLTWYGTTGLKKLNFDEILAIRNDMSKNYESLKAEVEKTVEEDHQIAIQFTYHVKTIENPDEEMPLAHFMAIWELKDNKLFKGVQISQLGEEIDESPWS from the coding sequence ATGGGCTTAAAAAGTAAAGAGATTGTTGAGAGTTTTTATACTTCCTTATTCAATGATGAAAAAGGAACATTAGACAATTATTTGCATCCCAATGTAAATCTCACCTGGTACGGAACTACCGGACTTAAAAAGCTGAATTTTGATGAGATTCTGGCCATTCGGAATGATATGTCAAAAAACTACGAATCGCTTAAAGCCGAAGTTGAAAAAACGGTAGAAGAGGATCATCAAATCGCTATTCAGTTTACCTACCACGTGAAAACCATAGAAAATCCCGATGAAGAAATGCCACTTGCCCACTTTATGGCTATCTGGGAATTAAAAGACAATAAACTTTTTAAAGGCGTACAAATCTCACAACTTGGTGAAGAGATAGACGAAAGTCCCTGGTCTTAA
- a CDS encoding BlaI/MecI/CopY family transcriptional regulator, which produces MNLSKSEEQLMQILWKQEKAFMKDLIDAYPEPKPANTTVATLLKRMQDKGFVGYKQFGRSREYYALVRKRDYSSKQMKGFIKNFFNNSTSQFASFFTEQSNMSEDELKDLKKIIDQKIKNKK; this is translated from the coding sequence ATGAATTTATCTAAATCAGAAGAACAGTTAATGCAAATTTTATGGAAGCAAGAAAAAGCTTTCATGAAAGATTTAATTGATGCCTATCCAGAGCCCAAACCGGCCAATACCACCGTTGCTACTTTACTAAAAAGAATGCAGGATAAAGGTTTTGTTGGTTATAAGCAGTTTGGAAGATCCCGGGAATATTATGCTTTAGTGAGAAAAAGAGATTATTCCTCGAAGCAAATGAAGGGTTTTATTAAAAACTTTTTTAATAATTCTACTTCCCAATTCGCTTCATTTTTCACCGAGCAATCTAATATGAGTGAAGATGAATTAAAAGATCTTAAAAAGATAATAGACCAGAAAATTAAAAATAAGAAGTGA
- the lpxD gene encoding UDP-3-O-(3-hydroxymyristoyl)glucosamine N-acyltransferase: MKFTAAQIAEILDGEIEGNPEVEVSELAKIEEGGEGSLTFLSNPKYTSYIYSTQASITIVNSDFEAEEPITTTLIKVKDAYKAFSKLLEYYNQIKLNKQGIEQPSFVSDSAEFGENLYLGAFAYIGENVKIGENVKIYPNVYIGDNVKIANDVILFPGVKVYSETIIGSNCVLHSGVIVGADGFGFSPGEDGIYAKVPQIGNVIIEDNVDIGAGTTIDRATLGSTIIREGVKLDNQIQIAHNVEIGSNTAIAAQTGIAGSTKIGKNCLIGGQAGIAGHLQIGDRVKIQAQSGIGRNVKDDEMLQGSPAFGYGDFAKSYVHFKNLPKTIDTLNQLEKKIKNGL, translated from the coding sequence ATGAAATTTACAGCAGCACAAATAGCAGAGATTCTCGACGGAGAGATTGAGGGCAATCCTGAGGTCGAAGTATCTGAATTAGCTAAAATTGAAGAAGGCGGGGAAGGTTCCCTTACCTTCTTAAGTAACCCGAAATATACTTCCTATATATATTCTACCCAGGCTTCTATAACCATTGTAAATAGTGATTTTGAAGCCGAAGAACCAATTACTACCACTTTAATAAAAGTAAAAGATGCCTACAAAGCATTCTCTAAATTACTGGAATATTACAACCAGATAAAATTAAACAAACAGGGAATTGAACAACCCAGCTTTGTTTCAGATTCAGCCGAATTTGGAGAAAATCTTTATTTAGGTGCTTTCGCATATATTGGGGAAAACGTAAAAATTGGGGAAAATGTAAAGATTTATCCTAATGTTTATATTGGTGATAATGTGAAAATCGCTAATGATGTGATTCTCTTTCCGGGAGTAAAAGTTTATTCAGAAACAATTATTGGGAGTAATTGCGTTTTACATAGTGGAGTTATAGTAGGAGCCGATGGCTTTGGGTTTAGTCCGGGAGAAGATGGGATATATGCAAAAGTTCCGCAAATTGGTAATGTGATTATAGAAGATAATGTAGATATTGGGGCAGGTACCACCATAGATAGGGCTACTTTAGGTTCTACCATAATAAGAGAAGGAGTAAAACTGGATAACCAAATTCAAATTGCCCATAATGTTGAAATTGGCTCTAACACCGCCATAGCTGCACAAACCGGTATAGCCGGTTCTACCAAAATTGGTAAAAATTGCTTAATTGGTGGGCAGGCAGGAATAGCCGGACATTTGCAAATTGGAGACCGGGTGAAAATTCAGGCGCAATCTGGTATTGGCCGAAATGTAAAAGACGATGAAATGTTGCAGGGTTCTCCCGCTTTTGGCTATGGAGATTTCGCCAAATCCTATGTTCATTTTAAAAACTTACCTAAAACCATAGATACACTTAACCAATTAGAAAAAAAGATTAAAAATGGCTTATAA
- a CDS encoding M56 family metallopeptidase has protein sequence MEAYIIKSICCLLILYTFYIIFLENEKQHSFKRYFLILILIFSLTLPFITISYEVQELSTASFSETVSQLDSPNSNSEIGTKNYFPDFLWIIYAIGVAFFLVRFLRNILKLKSSINNNEKEVNKFSTRVLIPFATIPYSYFKYIFLDKDRYLENKIPGEVIQHEEAHVRQAHTIDLFILEILQIIFWFNPVVYFLKRSIRLNHEFLADEAVLKQNADPVSYSNLIINSSRDLHQFSLTSPFKHSLIKKRIIMISNQFSRKLFFSKVGLLIPVLCLCIYFFNNDIVARTSPGEKVPATTSLQQDYLFFIEVEGETIRLNGKHVKLQNFSKELDNSVSKYSKDEIRNKNIRLRLSNIPDDFAEKLNREYKKSKYFELNPSEEGLFPETPPTPTKQEWKVPKPPKAPKVNKTEAPQVPEAPKEPIIIEVREVPKAPKEPVIIEVREVSEPPEAPEEPVVIEVIEHREIMEKRMKIREEHLLKREKQLELREKELQERQLEFENRKQKMLERRKNNGDQKS, from the coding sequence ATGGAAGCTTATATTATAAAATCCATTTGTTGTCTTTTAATATTGTATACTTTTTATATAATATTTCTAGAGAATGAGAAACAGCATAGTTTTAAGCGCTATTTCCTGATTTTAATATTAATTTTTTCGCTCACTTTACCATTCATTACTATAAGCTATGAAGTCCAAGAACTTTCTACAGCCAGTTTTAGCGAAACTGTTTCTCAATTAGATAGTCCTAATTCAAATTCAGAAATCGGGACTAAAAATTATTTTCCTGATTTTCTATGGATTATCTATGCTATTGGGGTTGCCTTCTTTTTGGTGCGTTTTTTAAGAAACATCCTTAAATTAAAATCATCTATCAACAATAATGAAAAAGAAGTAAATAAGTTTAGCACCAGGGTTTTAATTCCTTTTGCAACTATACCTTATTCTTATTTTAAGTATATATTTCTAGATAAGGATCGGTACTTAGAAAATAAAATTCCTGGCGAAGTTATTCAGCACGAAGAAGCGCACGTGAGACAGGCTCATACTATAGATCTTTTTATCTTAGAAATTCTTCAAATTATTTTCTGGTTTAATCCAGTGGTTTATTTTTTAAAACGTTCCATCCGGCTAAATCACGAATTTCTAGCAGATGAGGCTGTGTTAAAACAAAATGCTGACCCTGTTTCATACTCTAACTTAATTATTAATAGCTCGAGAGACCTTCATCAATTCTCGTTAACGAGCCCCTTTAAACATTCATTAATCAAAAAACGAATTATTATGATTTCAAACCAATTTTCGCGAAAGTTATTTTTCAGTAAAGTCGGACTTCTAATCCCGGTTTTATGTTTGTGTATTTATTTTTTTAATAACGACATCGTTGCTAGAACAAGTCCTGGGGAGAAAGTACCCGCAACTACATCACTTCAACAAGATTATTTATTTTTTATTGAGGTAGAAGGTGAAACCATTCGCTTAAATGGAAAGCATGTAAAGCTTCAAAATTTCTCAAAAGAACTGGACAATAGTGTTAGTAAGTATTCTAAAGATGAAATAAGGAATAAAAATATCCGACTTCGTTTATCTAATATTCCTGATGATTTTGCTGAAAAGTTAAACAGAGAATACAAGAAATCGAAGTATTTTGAACTAAACCCTAGCGAAGAAGGATTGTTCCCCGAAACACCGCCCACACCAACCAAACAGGAATGGAAAGTACCCAAGCCTCCCAAAGCGCCTAAAGTAAATAAAACTGAGGCGCCGCAAGTTCCGGAAGCACCAAAAGAACCCATAATTATTGAGGTGCGTGAAGTACCAAAGGCACCCAAAGAGCCTGTTATTATTGAAGTACGTGAAGTATCTGAACCACCTGAAGCTCCAGAAGAGCCCGTGGTTATAGAAGTTATAGAGCATCGGGAAATTATGGAAAAGAGAATGAAGATTAGGGAAGAGCATTTGCTGAAAAGAGAAAAACAATTAGAATTGAGAGAGAAGGAGCTCCAAGAAAGACAACTTGAATTTGAAAATAGAAAGCAGAAAATGCTGGAAAGACGAAAAAATAACGGGGATCAGAAATCTTAA
- the lpxA gene encoding acyl-ACP--UDP-N-acetylglucosamine O-acyltransferase, producing MNQPLAYVHPGAKIAKNVVIEPFTTIHNNVVIGEGTWIGSNVTIMEGARIGKNCSIFPGAVISAIPQDKKFDDEDTITVIGDNTTVRECVTINRGTTDRMKTVIGKNCWIMAYCHIAHDCIVGDNCIFSNNSTLAGHINVGDYVILAGMAAIQQFCSIGRHAFVTGGSLVRKDVPPFVKAGREPLSYVGINSIGLRRRGFTTEKIREIQDIYRILYQKNYNNSQAVAIIEAEMQATAERDEILEFIKNSQRGIMKGYFSSN from the coding sequence ATGAACCAGCCTTTAGCTTACGTACATCCGGGAGCCAAAATTGCTAAAAACGTAGTGATAGAACCTTTTACCACGATACATAATAATGTAGTAATAGGCGAGGGAACCTGGATAGGATCTAACGTAACTATAATGGAAGGTGCCCGAATTGGAAAGAATTGCAGTATTTTTCCGGGAGCCGTTATTTCTGCTATTCCGCAGGATAAAAAGTTTGACGACGAAGATACGATTACGGTTATTGGAGATAATACTACCGTTAGGGAATGTGTTACCATTAATCGTGGAACTACAGACCGAATGAAAACCGTAATCGGTAAAAATTGTTGGATTATGGCTTATTGTCATATTGCGCACGATTGTATTGTGGGAGATAATTGTATCTTTTCTAACAATAGCACGCTTGCCGGTCATATAAATGTTGGAGACTACGTGATTCTAGCAGGAATGGCGGCGATTCAGCAGTTTTGTAGTATTGGCAGACACGCCTTTGTTACCGGCGGATCCCTGGTAAGAAAAGATGTTCCTCCATTTGTAAAAGCGGGAAGAGAACCACTTTCTTATGTTGGTATTAATTCTATTGGCTTACGCCGAAGAGGATTTACTACCGAAAAGATTCGTGAAATACAGGATATTTATAGAATTTTATATCAGAAAAACTATAATAACTCCCAGGCTGTTGCTATTATTGAAGCTGAAATGCAGGCAACCGCAGAAAGGGACGAAATTTTAGAATTTATTAAAAACTCACAGCGAGGTATCATGAAAGGATACTTTAGCTCTAATTAA
- a CDS encoding HD domain-containing protein, which produces MTSSNKLKILNDPIYGFITIPSERIFSIIEHPYFQRLRRISQMGMSYLVYPGAHHTRFHHAIGCVHLMQKAVQILRHKGVIISEAEEEALQIAILLHDIGHGPFSHAMEHSIVEGVDHESISLLFMEEMNRKFNQSLTLALQIFRGTYNRRFLNQLISSQLDMDRLDYLKRDSFYTGAAEGNINSERLITMLNVVNDDLVIEEKGIYSVEKFLVARRLMYWQVYLHKTSLVAEQLLIRVLKRAKELVEKGEKLNASKALSYFLYNKIGPENFTSETLSVFARLDDYDIISAMKEWQDHEDFVLSNLCNMIINRDLLKVKIKKKKPSVEKLEKRRIALQEKENISAAEADYFVFSGEVTNTAYKSENNNINILHKNGKISDVAKASDQLNLKALSKTVVKYYICYPKTKH; this is translated from the coding sequence TTGACTTCATCTAATAAACTCAAAATATTAAACGATCCAATTTACGGATTTATTACCATCCCGAGTGAGCGAATCTTCAGTATTATTGAGCATCCTTACTTTCAACGCCTGCGTAGAATTTCGCAAATGGGAATGTCTTACCTGGTTTATCCCGGTGCGCATCATACCCGTTTTCATCACGCTATTGGTTGTGTACATTTAATGCAGAAAGCAGTGCAGATACTTCGGCATAAAGGAGTTATAATTTCTGAAGCCGAAGAAGAGGCATTGCAAATTGCCATTTTATTACATGATATTGGGCACGGACCCTTCTCTCACGCTATGGAACATAGCATTGTAGAAGGCGTTGATCACGAAAGTATTTCTTTGCTTTTTATGGAAGAAATGAACCGCAAATTTAACCAAAGTTTAACGCTGGCCCTCCAAATTTTTCGCGGAACCTATAACCGAAGATTTTTAAACCAGTTAATCTCGAGCCAGCTGGATATGGATAGGCTGGATTATTTAAAACGCGATAGTTTTTATACCGGTGCTGCAGAAGGAAATATTAATAGTGAACGCCTAATCACCATGCTAAATGTGGTGAACGATGATTTAGTGATTGAAGAAAAAGGAATTTATTCGGTAGAGAAATTTTTAGTGGCGAGAAGGCTCATGTACTGGCAGGTTTATTTGCATAAAACAAGCCTTGTGGCAGAGCAACTTTTAATCAGGGTTTTGAAACGTGCTAAAGAGCTGGTTGAAAAAGGTGAAAAGCTTAATGCTAGTAAAGCGCTTTCGTATTTTCTTTATAATAAAATTGGTCCGGAGAATTTTACTTCAGAAACTTTATCGGTTTTTGCCCGTTTAGACGATTATGATATTATTTCGGCGATGAAAGAGTGGCAGGACCATGAGGATTTTGTGCTGAGTAATTTATGTAATATGATTATAAACCGGGATCTTTTAAAAGTAAAGATCAAGAAGAAAAAACCATCGGTAGAAAAGCTCGAAAAACGCCGCATAGCACTACAGGAAAAAGAGAATATTTCAGCAGCAGAAGCCGATTATTTTGTGTTTAGCGGCGAAGTGACCAATACCGCCTATAAAAGTGAAAACAATAATATTAATATTTTACATAAAAACGGAAAGATTAGCGATGTAGCTAAAGCATCAGACCAATTGAATCTTAAAGCCCTTTCTAAAACGGTGGTTAAGTATTATATATGCTACCCGAAGACAAAACATTAA
- the efp gene encoding elongation factor P — MASTSDIRNGLCIRYNHDIFKITEFLHVKPGKGPAFVRTKLKSVTTGKVIENTFSAGHKIEDVRVETHKFQYLYNDGEFYHFMNVEDYTQIRLVEDVLDQPKLLKEGEVVTVIINTEDNAPLSVEMPASVILEVSHTEPGVKGNTATNATKPATVETGAEVNVPLFINEGDKIKIETEKGTYKERIKE; from the coding sequence ATGGCTAGTACAAGTGATATTAGAAACGGATTATGTATTCGTTACAACCACGATATTTTTAAGATAACTGAATTTCTACACGTAAAACCGGGAAAAGGACCTGCTTTTGTAAGAACCAAACTTAAAAGTGTAACCACGGGAAAAGTTATTGAAAATACCTTTTCTGCCGGTCATAAGATTGAAGATGTTCGTGTAGAAACCCATAAGTTTCAATATTTGTATAATGATGGGGAATTCTATCATTTTATGAATGTTGAAGATTATACCCAAATTCGTTTGGTTGAAGATGTTTTAGATCAACCAAAACTTTTAAAAGAAGGCGAAGTAGTTACGGTAATTATCAATACAGAAGATAATGCGCCACTTTCGGTAGAAATGCCTGCAAGTGTTATTTTAGAAGTATCACATACAGAACCTGGGGTAAAAGGAAATACCGCAACTAATGCCACGAAACCTGCAACTGTAGAAACCGGGGCTGAGGTTAATGTTCCTTTATTTATAAACGAAGGGGACAAAATTAAAATTGAAACCGAAAAAGGAACTTATAAAGAAAGAATTAAAGAATAG
- the fabG gene encoding 3-oxoacyl-[acyl-carrier-protein] reductase, with protein sequence MKLLEGKNAIITGGSRGIGKGIAQVFAEHGANVAFTYNSSAESANALADELSKLGVKSKAYQSNAASFKEAEQLVKDVASDFGAIDIVVNNAGITKDNLLMRMSEEDFDKVIEVNLKSIFNMTKAVQRTMLKQRKGSIINMSSVVGVTGNAGQANYAASKAGIIGFSKSMAQELGSRNIRTNVIAPGFIETEMTEKLDEKVVDGWRQAIPLKRGGSPEDIANACVFLGSDLSAYITGQVLHVDGGMHT encoded by the coding sequence ATGAAATTATTAGAAGGAAAAAATGCCATAATTACAGGTGGTAGCCGCGGGATTGGAAAAGGAATAGCCCAGGTTTTTGCCGAACACGGTGCTAATGTTGCTTTTACCTATAATTCCTCCGCCGAATCTGCTAACGCATTAGCCGACGAATTGAGTAAACTTGGAGTAAAGTCTAAAGCTTATCAATCTAATGCGGCCAGTTTTAAAGAAGCAGAGCAGTTAGTGAAAGATGTGGCTAGCGATTTTGGAGCTATAGACATTGTAGTTAATAATGCGGGAATCACCAAAGACAACCTATTAATGCGCATGAGCGAAGAAGATTTTGATAAGGTGATTGAAGTAAACCTGAAGTCTATTTTTAATATGACCAAAGCAGTACAACGCACTATGCTAAAGCAGCGCAAAGGAAGTATTATCAATATGAGTTCTGTAGTTGGCGTAACCGGAAACGCTGGCCAGGCGAATTACGCAGCTTCAAAAGCCGGAATTATTGGATTTTCTAAATCTATGGCCCAGGAGCTTGGTTCCAGGAATATTAGAACCAACGTAATTGCACCAGGATTTATCGAGACCGAAATGACTGAAAAACTGGATGAAAAAGTTGTGGATGGATGGAGACAGGCAATCCCTTTAAAACGTGGTGGAAGTCCTGAAGATATCGCAAACGCCTGTGTTTTTCTTGGAAGTGATCTTAGTGCTTATATCACCGGCCAGGTACTTCACGTAGACGGCGGGATGCACACCTAG
- a CDS encoding bifunctional UDP-3-O-[3-hydroxymyristoyl] N-acetylglucosamine deacetylase/3-hydroxyacyl-ACP dehydratase: MAYKQAKQHTIDKEISLEGVGLHTGQKVKMTFKPAAENTGYVFKRMDLEGEPEIEADVSYVVNTQRGTNLEKKGVKIQTSEHVLAACVGMDIDNIVIELNASEPPIMDGSSKFFVEALEKAGVVAQEAEREEFVVEEVITYHDDESGSEIIVMPADEYQVTTMVDFETKVLGTQNATISHLSEFKHEIANARTFSFLHELEALLDHGLIKGGDLNNAIVYVDKEINEETFKKLRIAFNRDNISVKQNGILDNLTLHYPNEAARHKLLDVMGDLALVGTRIRGKIIANKPGHYVNTQFAQKLAKIIKAEKRNNVPKIDFDQKPLMDVTDIMDILPHRSPFLLVDKIYSCTDTCVIGLKNVTMNEPFFVGHFPGKPVMPGVLQVEAMAQTGGILALKSVPDPENYLTYFMKIDNVRFKQQVVPGDTLIFKLELLAPIRRGICQMQGYAYVNGKLATEAILMAQIVKSK; encoded by the coding sequence ATGGCTTATAAACAGGCGAAACAACATACCATAGATAAAGAGATTTCTCTTGAAGGGGTTGGTCTGCATACCGGGCAGAAAGTGAAAATGACTTTTAAACCTGCTGCAGAAAATACCGGTTATGTTTTTAAAAGAATGGATCTTGAAGGAGAACCCGAGATTGAAGCAGATGTAAGTTATGTGGTAAACACCCAACGAGGGACCAACCTTGAGAAGAAAGGGGTGAAAATCCAAACTTCAGAACACGTCCTTGCCGCCTGTGTAGGTATGGATATAGATAATATTGTAATTGAATTAAATGCATCTGAACCTCCAATAATGGATGGTTCTTCAAAGTTTTTCGTAGAAGCTTTAGAAAAAGCCGGAGTGGTGGCTCAGGAAGCCGAGCGTGAAGAATTTGTTGTGGAGGAGGTAATTACCTATCACGACGATGAAAGTGGAAGTGAAATAATTGTAATGCCCGCAGATGAATACCAGGTAACCACCATGGTAGATTTTGAAACAAAAGTTTTGGGCACACAAAACGCTACCATTTCACACCTTTCTGAGTTTAAACACGAAATTGCAAATGCTAGAACCTTCAGCTTTCTACACGAACTTGAAGCTTTGTTGGATCACGGATTAATTAAAGGTGGAGATTTAAATAACGCTATTGTCTATGTAGATAAAGAAATAAACGAAGAAACCTTTAAAAAACTTCGTATTGCCTTTAACCGTGATAATATTTCGGTTAAGCAAAATGGAATTCTTGATAATTTAACCTTGCATTATCCTAATGAAGCTGCGCGCCATAAACTTTTAGATGTTATGGGAGATTTAGCATTAGTAGGAACCAGAATTAGGGGGAAAATTATCGCAAATAAGCCAGGACATTATGTAAATACCCAATTTGCCCAAAAACTGGCGAAAATAATTAAAGCCGAAAAACGCAATAATGTTCCAAAAATAGATTTTGATCAGAAACCATTAATGGATGTGACCGATATAATGGATATATTGCCGCATCGCTCTCCATTCCTTTTGGTAGACAAAATTTATAGCTGTACCGATACTTGTGTGATTGGATTAAAGAACGTTACCATGAACGAGCCTTTCTTCGTGGGGCATTTCCCCGGAAAACCAGTAATGCCTGGGGTTTTGCAGGTTGAAGCTATGGCTCAAACCGGTGGTATTCTTGCTTTAAAATCGGTTCCAGATCCCGAAAATTATCTTACTTATTTTATGAAAATAGATAATGTAAGATTTAAACAACAGGTAGTACCTGGAGATACTTTAATATTCAAATTAGAATTACTTGCGCCTATTCGCCGCGGAATTTGCCAGATGCAGGGTTATGCCTATGTTAATGGGAAACTGGCTACCGAGGCCATACTTATGGCGCAAATTGTAAAATCAAAATAA
- the sucD gene encoding succinate--CoA ligase subunit alpha, with product MSVLVNKNSKIIVQGFTGSEGTFHAEQMIEYGTNVVGGVTPGKGGQKHLDKPVFNTVSDAVEKTGADVSIIFVPPAFAADAIMEAADAGIKVIITITEGIPVADMVKAYDYIQDKDCRLVGPNCPGVITPGEAKVGIMPGFVFKKGKVGIVSKSGTLTYEAADQVVKQGLGITTAIGIGGDPIIGTTTKEAVELLMNDDETECIVMIGEIGGQLEADAAKWIKENGNRKPVIGFIAGETAPAGRTMGHAGAIVGGSEDTAQAKKAILKENGIHVVDSPAEIGKKVAEVMKG from the coding sequence ATGAGCGTTTTAGTCAATAAAAATTCAAAAATAATAGTTCAGGGATTTACCGGTAGCGAAGGTACTTTTCACGCTGAACAAATGATAGAATACGGAACCAACGTTGTTGGAGGTGTAACTCCCGGTAAAGGAGGTCAAAAACATCTTGACAAGCCGGTTTTCAATACAGTTTCTGATGCTGTTGAAAAAACCGGAGCCGATGTTTCTATAATTTTTGTACCGCCAGCCTTTGCTGCAGATGCAATTATGGAAGCCGCAGATGCAGGAATTAAAGTAATTATTACAATTACAGAAGGTATTCCTGTTGCCGATATGGTAAAAGCTTACGATTATATTCAGGATAAAGATTGCCGTTTGGTAGGTCCAAACTGCCCTGGGGTAATTACTCCGGGAGAAGCAAAAGTTGGTATTATGCCAGGTTTTGTTTTCAAAAAGGGGAAAGTAGGAATTGTATCTAAATCGGGTACTTTAACTTACGAAGCTGCAGACCAGGTTGTAAAACAAGGTCTTGGAATTACTACTGCGATTGGAATAGGTGGAGATCCAATTATTGGAACTACTACTAAAGAGGCTGTAGAATTATTGATGAACGACGATGAAACCGAATGTATTGTAATGATCGGTGAAATTGGAGGTCAGTTAGAGGCAGATGCTGCTAAATGGATCAAAGAAAACGGAAATAGAAAACCGGTAATAGGTTTTATCGCCGGAGAAACTGCACCAGCGGGACGAACAATGGGTCACGCAGGAGCAATCGTAGGCGGAAGCGAAGATACAGCTCAAGCCAAGAAAGCTATTCTTAAAGAAAATGGAATTCACGTTGTGGATTCTCCAGCTGAAATTGGTAAAAAAGTAGCCGAGGTTATGAAGGGCTAA
- a CDS encoding UDP-3-O-(3-hydroxymyristoyl)glucosamine N-acyltransferase yields MKFPQEHTLQQIATIIDAQYIGDANFPVLGINEIHVVTPGDIVFVDHPKYYDKALNSAATVILINKKVDCPEGKALLISEDPFSDFNKLTQYFKPFKKAEKSISDSAQIGEGTHIQPNTFIGNNVKIGSNCLIHSNVSIYDNAVIGNNVIIHSGTVLGGDAFYYKKREDGFDKLRSGGRVVIEDNVEIGANCTIDKGVTGDTTIKEGTKLDNLIQIGHDTVIGKNCLIASQVGIAGAVTIEDEVTVWGQVGMRSGITVEKGGVLMGQAGITKSTKANKIYTGNPAMEARAKLKELALLRQLPKLLEKLK; encoded by the coding sequence ATGAAATTTCCACAAGAACATACGCTGCAACAAATTGCCACTATTATTGATGCTCAATATATTGGTGATGCTAATTTTCCGGTTTTGGGAATTAATGAGATTCACGTGGTAACTCCGGGTGATATTGTTTTTGTAGATCATCCAAAATATTACGATAAAGCATTAAATTCGGCCGCAACCGTAATTTTAATCAATAAGAAGGTAGATTGTCCTGAAGGAAAAGCATTGCTTATTTCAGAAGATCCTTTTTCAGATTTTAATAAACTCACCCAATATTTTAAGCCTTTCAAAAAAGCCGAAAAATCTATTTCAGATTCGGCTCAAATAGGAGAGGGCACGCATATTCAGCCTAATACTTTTATAGGGAATAATGTGAAAATAGGTAGTAACTGCCTTATTCATTCCAATGTAAGTATATATGATAATGCAGTGATTGGCAATAATGTAATTATTCATTCGGGAACCGTTTTAGGTGGGGATGCATTTTATTACAAGAAACGCGAAGATGGTTTTGATAAATTAAGATCTGGCGGTCGTGTGGTTATAGAAGATAATGTAGAGATTGGAGCAAATTGCACCATAGATAAAGGTGTTACGGGAGATACTACCATTAAAGAAGGTACTAAGCTGGATAATTTAATTCAGATTGGTCACGATACTGTAATTGGTAAAAACTGTCTTATTGCCAGCCAGGTAGGAATAGCGGGAGCTGTGACTATTGAAGATGAAGTTACCGTTTGGGGCCAGGTGGGAATGCGTAGCGGAATAACCGTAGAAAAAGGTGGAGTGCTTATGGGACAGGCCGGAATTACGAAATCTACAAAAGCCAATAAAATTTATACAGGCAATCCTGCAATGGAAGCCAGGGCTAAATTAAAAGAGTTGGCGCTTTTAAGGCAATTACCTAAATTGCTGGAAAAATTAAAGTAA